The nucleotide sequence CGAGGGCCTGCAGCAGGTCCTCGTCGCGGTCCTCCTCGACCTCGAAGTCCGCGTTGCGGGTGATCCGGAACGCGTGGTGCTCGACGATCTCGAGGCCGGGGAACAGCACGTCGAGGAAGGCCGCGATGAGTTCCTCCATCGGCAGGAACCGGATCTGGGTGCGGCCCTCGTCGTCGTCGCGCGGACGCAGTTCGACGAAGCGGTCGACGTTGTCGGGCACCTTGATTCGGGCGAAGTGCCGGGTGCCATCGTCGGGCTGGCGGACGGTGATGGCCAGGTTGAGGCTCAGACCGCTGACGAACGGGAACGGGTGCGCCGGGTCGACCGCCAGCGGGGTGAGGACCGGGAACACCTGCTCGTGGAAGTAGGTGGAGAGCCGGTCGCGCTCGGAGGCGTCCAACTCGCTCCACGTCACGATGACGATGCCCTGCTCGGCGAGCGCCGGGCGCACCAGCTCACCGAACACGGTGGCGTGGCGGGTGGCGATCTGCTGCGTGCGTTCGCCGATGCGGCGCAACTGCTCGCGCGGCGACAGCCCGTCGGCCGACCGCACCGACAGACCCATCTCGTCGCGGCGCTTCAGGCCGGCGACGCGCACCATGTAGAACTCATCGAGATTCGAGGAGAAGATCGCCAGGAACTTGGCCCGTTCGAGCAGCGGCAGTGACGGGTCCGCGGCGAGCGCGAGGACGCGGGCGTTGAAGTCCAGCCAGCTGAGTTCGCGGTTGAGGTAGCGGTCGTCGGGCAGCGGTTCGGGAAGGTTGGGGTCGACCGCGTCGGCGGTCGCCGCCGGCGGTGCCTCCGGTGCCGTGCTTTCCGACACCCACTCGGCGTCGGCGGTTCGGGTCTCGGCTTCGGTCACGTCAGCGATCATCCACCATGGCCGGGCGGCGACGCTAGGCGGCGAGGTCACCGGTCGGCGCCGGGAACCTCCATGTCGACCACCGTTCGCTTGGTGGCCATCCCCACGCCCAGTTGCAGGGCGGCGGCCAGGTCGTCGGGGGTGTCGATGTCGCACCGCAGACCCGGCCACTCGCGGGTGAGGGCCACGGCCCCCGAATCGCGGTGACGCCGAGCGGAATCCGTGCCGAACAGGGGCTCGAGCGGCGCGCCGAACGCGAACAGGGCCGCGGTGCCGTTGCCGTGCCGGTCGCCGACGAAGCTGCGCGGGTGTGCGCGGGCGGCGGACACCGCCTGTGCCAGTTCACGGGCCTGCAGCGCGGGCAGGTCGCCCTGCAGCACCGCAACGTCGTCGGTGGTCGCGCGCACCGCATTCTCGGCGGCGCGCAGCGCGGCGTTGAGCGGGTCGGCGTGCCCGGCGGGGGTGGGGTCGTGCAGGACGCGCGCCCCCAGCGTGCGCGCGGCGTCGGCTGCGTCGTCATCGGGGGTGACCACCGTGATCGAACGCACCGCGGGAACCGCTTGTGCGGCGGTGATGGTGTCGGCCAGCATGGCGAGCACCAGTGCGGCACGGGCGGGCGCCGGATAGACCGACGCTAGCCGTGTCTTGGCCGCCGAGAGCCGCTTGACCGCGATGATCAACCCGACCTCGGTCGACGCTCGGGGGGCGGTGCCGCTCATGCCCGCCATCCTGCCAGCAGCAGCGGTTCGCGATGCGCGTCCACGCATGGAGAAACCCGCAGCGGCTAGATTCATTCCCGTGGTGAACGCGGCGGTGATGGGGGCGGGGGCCTGGGGTACGGCTCTGGCGAAGGTGCTCGCCGACGCGGGCAACGAGGTCACGCTGTGGACGCGCCGCGCCGACGTCGCCGACGAGATCACGTCGACGCACCGCAACACCGGGTACCTCGGCGACGTGACGCTCCCGGCATCCATCCGCGCGACCAGCGATGCGGCCGACGCGCTGGCTGGTGCGTGCACGGTGCTGCTGGCGGTGCCGTCGCAGACGCTGCGCGACAACCTCGGGCGGTGGCGGCCGCACCTCGCCGACGACACCACCCTGGTGAGCGTCGCGAAGGGCGTCGAACTCGAGACGCTGCTGCGGATGAGCCAGGTCATCGCGCAGGTCACCGATGCCGCGCCGGGCCGCATCGCGGTGATCACCGGCCCCAACCTCGCCAGCGAGATCGCCGACGAGCAGCCTGCGGCGACCGTCGTCGCGTGCGCGGACTCCGGACGCGCCGTCGCGTTGCAGCGGGCGCTGTCGACCGGATACCTGCGGCCCTACACCAACTCCGACGTGATCGGCGCCGAAGTCGGTGGCGCCTGCAAGAACGTCATCGCGCTGGCCTGCGGCATGGCGGCCGGCGTCGGGCTGGGGGAGAACACCGCCGCGGCGATCATCACCCGCGGGCTCGCGGAGATCATGCGGCTGGGCATCGCGCTGGGTGCCAAGGCCACGACGCTCGCAGGCCTCGCCGGCGTCGGCGACCTGGTCGCCACGTGTACCTCGCCGCACTCGCGCAACCGGGCCTTCGGCGAGCGGCTCGGCCGGGGCGGGACCATGGCCAGCGCGCTGGCCGCAGCCGGCGGCCACGTCGCCGAGGGCGTGACGTCCTGCCGATCGATCCTGGCGCTGGCGTCGAGCTACGACGTGGAGATGCCGCTCACCGACGCCGTCCACCAGGTGTGCCACGCGGGCCTGTCGGTCGAATCCGCGGTGGCCCTGCTGCTCGGTCGCAGCACGAAGCCGGAGTAGCGCGGTGGACGGCCGCCTCGGTGACTCCACCCGCAGCGTTCTCGCCGCGGGGTCCGCCGCCGAGCCCGGACGCCCGGTCACGCCGCCGCCCGTGCCCGCCGCCGCCTACCACCTCTCGCCGGACGAGTCCGCGCCGATCGACACCTACGGGAGGGCCTCCAATCCCACGTGGCGTCAGTTCGAA is from Mycolicibacterium grossiae and encodes:
- the cofC gene encoding 2-phospho-L-lactate guanylyltransferase, coding for MSGTAPRASTEVGLIIAVKRLSAAKTRLASVYPAPARAALVLAMLADTITAAQAVPAVRSITVVTPDDDAADAARTLGARVLHDPTPAGHADPLNAALRAAENAVRATTDDVAVLQGDLPALQARELAQAVSAARAHPRSFVGDRHGNGTAALFAFGAPLEPLFGTDSARRHRDSGAVALTREWPGLRCDIDTPDDLAAALQLGVGMATKRTVVDMEVPGADR
- a CDS encoding NAD(P)H-dependent glycerol-3-phosphate dehydrogenase, translating into MVNAAVMGAGAWGTALAKVLADAGNEVTLWTRRADVADEITSTHRNTGYLGDVTLPASIRATSDAADALAGACTVLLAVPSQTLRDNLGRWRPHLADDTTLVSVAKGVELETLLRMSQVIAQVTDAAPGRIAVITGPNLASEIADEQPAATVVACADSGRAVALQRALSTGYLRPYTNSDVIGAEVGGACKNVIALACGMAAGVGLGENTAAAIITRGLAEIMRLGIALGAKATTLAGLAGVGDLVATCTSPHSRNRAFGERLGRGGTMASALAAAGGHVAEGVTSCRSILALASSYDVEMPLTDAVHQVCHAGLSVESAVALLLGRSTKPE